CTCACAAGAAACAttcgaagaatttattttataattaatacatttttttataataatatgaacttGAAATAAGCCATTCAAATCCTATAAATTAGAtctcattattttgtaaataatattattttacaacctAATTgctaaaataatctatataCCTGATGAGTCTTTACGTTATTATATTAACCTAATTAGTCTTCCGATTGAAATTGGAATTTAGATGAGTTCGAGTTaaggtatttttaatacataatacgtataatatttattcatagtaTTTGAATTGATGTTTTGCTAAGATAAAAGAacgagaagaaaaaaaaaagacatacaTGATAATTTGTACAGAAACCAACTAACCTTTCCCATTTGCGATACAAAAGCTCCTCGCAAGTCgtcacatattaaaaataaaatgaaaatgtcgCCCTAAAAACATGAAAACTACTTTACcaaaatacattatgtataagtcaatatttaaaaatataccaatagttaaaattataataaaattaagagagCCAATTAAGTATTCGAATTTTGTACGGTGGTGACGCGCGGCAATATTAATCTCATACTAACCTAGGTTATTGAAATGTCGtaaaaacttcaatataaaaTCTACTTACACACAGAGATCTATAAAATTTCAAACTTGTGTGATGCGTTGCATAGAATACATATCAGtatctatttacaaaaaataataatatcctcaCCCACATATTAACCTAAAATAgatactttaataattaaatcttcatTACTCAATAGTAATGTGTTCTTAATGGCTAAGATCTTTTATATTTGAGTTGAAGTATATCTTACCATTCTTTTTTCGTTGATAAACCTGTTTGTCATTGCATAAGTCTGATAAAGGCAGCCTGTATGATCACTGCATGAGGTACAATCAGGGTTCCAACTGACACCTCTTAAGCTTTACTATTTGAGTTGTAAAAGCGAGTCAGCACTCGACACAGAAGTGCAGCATCTTGCTTGCGCCAAtgcattattttcaaatacCGGATACAAAGGaagaatttaaagaattttcgGCAAGAGAATTGATGGAACTCTTTTGCAGTATCGTTGCCAGGCAGCTCCATACCGCTGCTTGCACCTGTCGTGGTCCCGCCACGCCCGGTGCCCCAGCATTGCTATGGTCAACAAGGCAGGAAGCGCAGCAACATACTGACCCGACAGAATCCCCGGTAGTGCCAGCGCACTATGGATTAGAACATCACCTGTGTAATTCGGATGACGTAAGATTCCCCATAGACTGGAGACAAGTAACTTCTTTCCATGAAAAGTCGGCATGGCGTCTACGTCTGGAAAGAAAATATTAGGTTTAATGACATATTGTAACAGTAGATGTTGCTCTGTGAAGTTGTTTGTTCTTATATGAAACTAAGTATCTAAAAAGCATAAACTGTAATAAGATTATGAATAATCtagttttaatctaaatataatGAGCTTCTAGATACATTTTACTATAAGAAAAATACTGTTAATACACAATAATACCACCAAAGCAGCATATTTAACAATTAtggcataaaatattaatatttaaataaataatatagtgtTACTTACTTGCCAAGCTGAGTTGTAGTGGATTTTTTCTGAActcatatttaatattgttactagCAAGCATTATAGAGAATCCCAGCACAAATAGTACAGAAGCAGAAATTAAGGTGTTAGTTGTCAGCACTAGATCAGTGTCTGCCACGTGTTTAGATATTGTTGTGAAGTAGAATGGGTACAGTGCACTTGATACGGTCTGTAGGTACCCTACCCCTTCAGACTGCCAGTAAAACGTAGATGTTATCTTATACTCCTTCATAATAAAGTTCAAGATGTAAACTATCTGCATTAGGGAGAATACTATTGTTGTCGGCTTGTATTGCACTTTGCTCAGCAATTGCTTCCAGTTATCCAATGTCAGGTCATCTTTTTCCGTCAGTTTAATTTGAAGGCCATGTGTGAATATTAATGAGAGTAGAATAAGCTGAAATAAACaggatttttgtttaatattgttgtttatacACACTATTGGTCTTATACAAACATATATGTGACTTTGATTTCACATTCCTGAATAAATTAATGGTAATTTATACTGTGTTTAGCTCATTTAATAACCATAGTATATTTATccttatacatatacatttttctGTTAGAAGGGCACTGATAATGACTATTCAAACCTATAAATGCCTTGAATTCTAATTATCATTGGTCATTAgcatgataaaattattttttgtaacttaaagcTATTTAAAAGAACTTTTATAGCACATTTACAATGTTTTAGAAATAGCAAGAAATATCCTTTAAAAGTCCTTAAAAAAACAGGCTTTATACTTACAGAATTAATGTTTGAGATTCTTGAAATCCAGATCTTGACATCCAATCCTTTGATAAACGGATGTATTTCTCGCCCCATGAAGAAATCATATAAAGTGTACTTAGTATTCCCATAGGGATTCAATTCATCCTTTTCAAGTTTCAAGCTCTTTACATACAGCACAATGCTGAGTATGATGGCAAAAACGTATGATATTATCGCAAGCCTCAAGTATTCATTCAATATAGTACTTTTATCAATAATTTGAAAGAAATCCAATAGGAATAGAGTATTTACTGTCATTATAGTGGCAAAGAATGCGTTGAAACAGTATTTTGTGCCAGTTTCATCCATGCGGTCTGATTTTGGACCCAATACAGGTACTATAGCTAAGATTGCCTGAATAATAAACTGGAGAACTATGAATCCCAATGCTTGTAAACTGAAGAAGACATTCAGAGAATTGTATGAAGACAGATCCAATAGTGCTTTGGGAGAACAAGACTTTTTACAAGAAAGTATAATAGAAAATACTGTTATTGGTATTAAGAGCATCAGGCACACAGATCCAATTCTTCCACCAAACTCCCATTTGCTAGCAATCTGAGTCAAACTGTTAATGCTACTCCGCAGTGGAGTTGCCAACTTCCTTGTTGTTGACTTTGACTTCTCTCTGAGGTAATCCTCCTCAGAATTATCTTCATCTGAGTATGCATCTATAGATTTACTAACTGATTTGCTAACAGATTTACTTAGACTTACAGATTGGCTAAGGCTCCGTCTTATCTCAGGCACATTGTCTATAAAGTCTCGCAGCCTACTAGACCTACGTGGCGCGACCTCCTCGACGGATCTTCTATTCCTCAGCCCATATATATCATTCACATCCAATCCATTGACTTTATCAAGAGAGTATTCAGTTTCTGTTATGCTTGATGTCAGATCTTTAATTGAGTATTCAAGACGTTTTGACCGAGTACCTCGGTACACTGCCGGCTTAGCGGCTATGTCATCTAGCCTTACTGCAACAGCAGCTTCAGAGTCGATGGGAGGTCGCTTTGCTGGCGATTTAGGCACATTCGGCGCTTCTGATTGCGTTGTCTCTTTAGTGGCTCTCGACGGTGACTTGCGAGCAGGAAATTTCGACGCTGGCTTTCGGCTAGGTGATTTCCGTGCTGGAGATTTGCGGCCAGACGCTCGCGAGGGCGGTGGAGTTTTCCCCGAAGGTGGGGGAGAAGTTTTCCGCGTTCTGGCGGGAGAACGCGTCGGCGATACACCCTTTCGAGTTCTCGGTGGGCTAACTTCTATAACGCTAGTTCTTAATCGACCGCTTCTAGTAGACATTCTGTAATGAGATACCACAACGTGTTTTAATACTTGCTTTTTTGTAATGTCTAAAATTATCTCCAAAACCACACGCGATGATATTTACTTGACACATTAATGAAGTTTTCATcgatattgtaattatttttcaataatttattattgttgtttgtttacacACACCACAGTAAAACACAactatttctaaacaaaaatcGTACAACCGAATCGAAAAGTACGCAACATAAACACGATGAATGAACTCAAAAGAAGCCAAGCGCCAACGAACGGCGACGCtagaatgaatttaaaaaagtcgACTGTGATTGGCTAAAAATAGTTGTTGCTACACATTTCCACTTGTCGTCTCGCTTATATATGTGTAAAAGAAAGAGAgagaaaattttgtttaaacattggCCAACCTAACTTCCTCCGTTCATAACCGTAGCTTGCCAAAATTTACGGTTTTAAGTGATGACAGTAAAGTAATTATCGGATACAGataacatttgaaattaatgaaatacGGTTTTGAATATACACTGTAAATCTATAAAACTGCTTTCAGATAACAGCAACATGAATCGACTTTATTTGGCAATTATAGGCCACTGGTGATTTAATGTTACCAGTTTTGTTTCCAGAGGGATCAGCCTCACagatataatttaaagaaagACAAAGAAGTGGCTAATAAAATGTTGCTTGCTGGCTACATCACACACTACAATTACTGAAAGTGGACTtcgttttttaacattttttttatcaatattgcaTACAAATggggtaaaaaaaaacaactt
This genomic stretch from Trichoplusia ni isolate ovarian cell line Hi5 chromosome 25, tn1, whole genome shotgun sequence harbors:
- the LOC113505366 gene encoding delta(14)-sterol reductase; the protein is MSTRSGRLRTSVIEVSPPRTRKGVSPTRSPARTRKTSPPPSGKTPPPSRASGRKSPARKSPSRKPASKFPARKSPSRATKETTQSEAPNVPKSPAKRPPIDSEAAVAVRLDDIAAKPAVYRGTRSKRLEYSIKDLTSSITETEYSLDKVNGLDVNDIYGLRNRRSVEEVAPRRSSRLRDFIDNVPEIRRSLSQSVSLSKSVSKSVSKSIDAYSDEDNSEEDYLREKSKSTTRKLATPLRSSINSLTQIASKWEFGGRIGSVCLMLLIPITVFSIILSCKKSCSPKALLDLSSYNSLNVFFSLQALGFIVLQFIIQAILAIVPVLGPKSDRMDETGTKYCFNAFFATIMTVNTLFLLDFFQIIDKSTILNEYLRLAIISYVFAIILSIVLYVKSLKLEKDELNPYGNTKYTLYDFFMGREIHPFIKGLDVKIWISRISNINSLILLSLIFTHGLQIKLTEKDDLTLDNWKQLLSKVQYKPTTIVFSLMQIVYILNFIMKEYKITSTFYWQSEGVGYLQTVSSALYPFYFTTISKHVADTDLVLTTNTLISASVLFVLGFSIMLASNNIKYEFRKNPLQLSLANVDAMPTFHGKKLLVSSLWGILRHPNYTGDVLIHSALALPGILSGQYVAALPALLTIAMLGHRAWRDHDRCKQRYGAAWQRYCKRVPSILLPKIL